The Duganella sp. BuS-21 sequence GCAAATTGCGCAAGCTGGGACCGGAACAGGGCCTGCCGCACGATAACGCGCACAGCGTGCTGCTCGACCAATACCAGCAGCTGTGGGTGTCGTTCAAGAGCGGCGTGTACCGCCTGGACCGCGCCAGCGGCAAGTTCACGCTGGTACACGCGCAGGCCAACCAGGACGCGCTGGTGCAGTCGCCGGACGGCCGCCTGTGGCTGTCCGACGGCGACAACATCGCGCCGCTGCCGCTGGAGAAAACCCTGCCGACGGCCGCCACCGCGCCGCTGCCGCGCCCCGCATTGTATGCGCCACTCGAATCGCGCGCGCGCAACCTGTTCGACCGCGATGGCAATCTGTGGACCCGCCTCTGTCCGGAAATGCTGTGCCGCCTGGCGCGCGCCGGCAACCATCCGGAGGGCACCCTGCGGCCGGGCAGCGAGGCCGAGGAGCGCCGGACGCCGCAAGCCACCGGGCCATCGCGCGTGACCAACGCGCTACTGGAAGATTTGGAAGGCAACCTGTGGGTCGCCACCCAGAGCGGGCTGGAACGCTACCGGGAAAACAGCCTGACGCCGGTGCCGCTGCCGCAAGCGAGCGGCATGTTCAGCATGGCCGGCGACACCGAAGGCGGCGTATGGCTGTCGGATATCATCAACCGCGTCACCTGGCGCCTGCATGCGGACCGCGCGCCGGAGCGCTCGCCACAACACTACGCCGTGCTGGCCAACGACCGTGACGGCGCGCTGCTGATGTCGAACAAGCGCAGCATCGAACGCCGCTACCGGGGCACTGTCACGCAAATCCCGCTACCGCCGGGCCGCGACGGCAAGCCGGTCGATCTCGACATTGCCGGCCTGCAGGACGACGGCAAGGTGCTGTGGACCGCCAGCGCGCAGACCGGCCTGATAGGACTGCTGGACGGCCAGTGGCATCCACGTAGCGCCTTCAGCCTGCCCGACCGCATCTTCATGTCCGCCGCCGGGCGCAAGCCGGGTGAGCGCTGGATGGCCACCGGCGACAGCACCATGGTCTTCAACGACAACGGCAAGCTGACCACCTATAATGCCGGCGGCGTCGGCCTGCCGACCATGGTGGCGGTAAACCAGGACGTGCTACTGGGCGGCGACCAGGGACTGGCGATATTCACCGGCAGCGGCTTCCGCATGCTGCAGGCACTACGGCCGGAGGCCCTGGCCAAAATCTCCGGCATGGCCATCAGCGCTGATGGCGACCGCTGGTTCAACGGCGGCCAGGGCGTGGTCCATGTCAAGCGGGCCGACTGGCAGGCCGCCATATCCACTCCCGGCGCCCAGCTGCGCTATGAATTGTTCGGCATCCTGGACGGCTACACCGGCCAGGCCATGCTTGAAATGCGCCTCCCCAGCGTATTCGCGGACCGCAGTGGGCAGCTGTGGTTCATGACCAGCGGCGGCGTGCTGCGCCTGGCGCCGGGCCGCATCCGCCGCAATACCATCGCGCCGACGCCGTTCGTGTTGGGGCTCGACGCCGGCGACGTGCGCCACGAGGCCGTGCAGGGACTGCGCCTGCCGCCGGGATCGCAGAATTTCAGCCTGCGTTTCACCGCGCCGGGGCTAGGCAAGCCGGAAGCGATGCGTTTCCAGTACCAGCTCTCCGGCATCAACGACGACTGGCAGGAGGCCGGCGACCGCCGCGCCGCCTATTACACCAACGTGGCGCCTGGGCGCTACTCCTTCCGCGTGCGCGCCTTCAATGAAGACGGCGTGCCGGGCAAGGAAGAGGCGCGACTCGACTTCGAGATCGTGCCGCGCTTCGGGCAAACCATCTGGTTCAAGCTGCTGTGCGGGCTGGCGGCGGCGGCCCTGCTGTATCTGCTCTACCTGTACCGCCTGCGCGCCGCCACCAGGCGCGTGGCCGAGCAGCTGACCGTGCGCATGGCCGAACGCGAACGCATCGCCCGCACGCTGCACGACACCTTCCTGCAAAGCGTGCAGGCGCTGATCCTGCGGCTGGACATTGTATCGGCCGGCCTGCCGGAAGACGCCCGCCGCAAGCTGGAGCCGATACTGGACCAGGCCAGCGACACCATCGTTGAAGGCCGCGACCAGGTCTACGAACTGCGCACCGGTCGCGTGGACGACGTTGAAAGCGCCGCCGGCGAAGCGGGCCGCCAGCTACACGCGGACCATCCAACGACGTTGTTCGACATCGCCGTAAACGGCCCGCGCCGCAAGCTGCGCGACACGGTGGCCGAGGAAGCCTGCGAGATCGCCCGCGAAGCGCTGCGCAACGCCTTCCAGCATGCCGGTGCCGCGCGCGTGCAAGCGCGTGTGCGCTACGAACGCGAACACTTCATCCTGCAGGTCGGCGACGACGGCGCCGGCATCGCGCCGGACGCCGCGCCCAAGCAAAAGCACTACGGCCTGACCGGCATGCACGAACGCGCCGCGCGCGCCGGCGGCAAGCTGGAGATCGACGCCGCGCCCGGCGGCGGCACGCGCATCACGCTGACGGTGCCGGCCCGCGCCGCCTACGCCAACGCCGGAAGCTGGTGGCGGCGCGGCGGCAGCTGACATCGGCACGGTCCAAGTGTTGTTTGTGGCCGACAGCGCGACCAGGGGCGCGCCGTCGGCGCGTGAATTTTTTGAACAGATAGTTGCTCCGATAGCTACGCCTTTGCAAGGCAACCTGCTACACTCTTCGGCTTTGCATCTCGAACGCAACTATCGTTTTTAAAATAGCAATGATGACCGCACCGCCATCCGCCACGCCGAAACGCCTGCTGCTTGCACTGTCGCTGCTGTTCGCGGCGTCGGCGCGCGCGCAGATTCAGGAAGTGACGGTGACGGCGCAGCGCGCGCCATCGCTGGAATCGAAAACCCCGGTCTCCATGTCCACGCTCAGCGCCGCGCAGTTGACCAACGCCGGCATCGACAGCCCGGCCGATATCGGCGCGCGCCTGCCCAACGTGGAGCTGGACAACGCGCCCGACGGCCTGCGCATCACCATGCGCGGCGTGTCCAGCGCGGACACCACCGAAAAAGGCGATCCTTCGGCCGCCTTCCTGCTCGACGGGATCTATATCGCCCGCCCGCAAATCCAGAACCTCAGCTTCTACGACCTGGAACGCGTGGAAGTGCTGCGCGGCCCGCAAGGCACGCTATACGGCCGCAACACCACGGCCGGCGTGGTCAGCGTGATGTCGAAGACGCCGATCAACCGCTATGAAGCCAGCGTGGCCGCCGAAATCGGCAACTACAACAGCCGCAAGGCCAGCGCCATGCTCAACGTGCCGGTGAACCAGATGCTGGCGCTGCGCGCCGCGCTGAATCTCAACCGCCATGACAGCTACCTGACCAACGGCCAGCACACCTCGCATGCGTTGGGCAAGGACCGCGACGACCAGTCGGCACGCCTCTCGGCCAAACTGAAAATCACGCGCGACGCCACCCTGCTGCTGCGCTACGACCGCAGCAAGGTTGACGACAACAACGACAGCTTCGTCCCCGACACCAATTTCTATACCGGCGTCGCCAGCGGCAATCCGGTGTGGTATGGCAGCGGCACCGGCGCGCAGCTAACCAACGGCTTCGTGCCGCCGAACGGCCTGCCGGAACAGGGCTACAGCCACAAGACCACCTCGGGCCTGAGCGCCGACCTGACGCTGGACCTGGGTCCGGCCACGCTGTACTACCTGGGCGCGCACCGCGACTACGATCACGACGCCCTGGCCAACTTCTACTACCGCGTGGCGCCGACGCTGGCACTGGGCGTGCGCGAGAACTTCCGCGGCGACTACACGCAGACCTCGCACGAGCTGCGCCTGGCCACCAACGGCGACGGCCCGTTCAGCGCGCAGGCGGGCCTGTACTACTTCCGCGAGGAGTCGTCGCAGCTGTACACCTTCCGCGACCTGGCGTTGATCGGCCTACCGCCGTACTACGTATTCCCGCACGGCCCGACCGTCGCCACCAGCAAAGCGGTATTCGGCCAGGCCACCTACCGCGTCACGGAACGGCTGCGCGCCACCGCCGGCACGCGCTACACGGCGGACCACAAGTCGCGCGTCGGCTCGACCAACTTCCAGCAAGGTCCGGTGTTCAATACGGCCACCGACTTC is a genomic window containing:
- a CDS encoding TonB-dependent receptor is translated as MMTAPPSATPKRLLLALSLLFAASARAQIQEVTVTAQRAPSLESKTPVSMSTLSAAQLTNAGIDSPADIGARLPNVELDNAPDGLRITMRGVSSADTTEKGDPSAAFLLDGIYIARPQIQNLSFYDLERVEVLRGPQGTLYGRNTTAGVVSVMSKTPINRYEASVAAEIGNYNSRKASAMLNVPVNQMLALRAALNLNRHDSYLTNGQHTSHALGKDRDDQSARLSAKLKITRDATLLLRYDRSKVDDNNDSFVPDTNFYTGVASGNPVWYGSGTGAQLTNGFVPPNGLPEQGYSHKTTSGLSADLTLDLGPATLYYLGAHRDYDHDALANFYYRVAPTLALGVRENFRGDYTQTSHELRLATNGDGPFSAQAGLYYFREESSQLYTFRDLALIGLPPYYVFPHGPTVATSKAVFGQATYRVTERLRATAGTRYTADHKSRVGSTNFQQGPVFNTATDFALLNDASMKTHQTTWRLGADYDLAPSTMLYGAVATGYKAGGFNDGCLAGSVQLGLSCPAALAVPADTLFYQPETVRSYEAGVKTRFWDKRASLNLSVFRYDYNNLQLSGVAIVAGAPRFVTDNAGAASVKGLEAEGQLAPTAQDRISYAISLLDAHYVRYSPDRVHNWAGKKLDRAPSNTLSLGYERSFGELTAGIGARRSAAYIIAVPAQLLQYRVPAYTQTDASLRYRPQGAAWSVMARVKNLENKVHPINIDSFGMLTPSDPRTVDVRLDYRF
- a CDS encoding histidine kinase, producing the protein MQLFTHGRRLRALVASLFALCLTGPAFALNPEVALRDYNHAAWGIREGAPAEIKTMAQTPDGWLWLGTSTGLFRFDGVHFERYAAASAGEVARRRVNELRAESNGDLWISYSVGGVSVLRKNGRMEHLVPLDSPSGSIEGLAVDRDGSVWITSDRGFFVQANGKLRKLGPEQGLPHDNAHSVLLDQYQQLWVSFKSGVYRLDRASGKFTLVHAQANQDALVQSPDGRLWLSDGDNIAPLPLEKTLPTAATAPLPRPALYAPLESRARNLFDRDGNLWTRLCPEMLCRLARAGNHPEGTLRPGSEAEERRTPQATGPSRVTNALLEDLEGNLWVATQSGLERYRENSLTPVPLPQASGMFSMAGDTEGGVWLSDIINRVTWRLHADRAPERSPQHYAVLANDRDGALLMSNKRSIERRYRGTVTQIPLPPGRDGKPVDLDIAGLQDDGKVLWTASAQTGLIGLLDGQWHPRSAFSLPDRIFMSAAGRKPGERWMATGDSTMVFNDNGKLTTYNAGGVGLPTMVAVNQDVLLGGDQGLAIFTGSGFRMLQALRPEALAKISGMAISADGDRWFNGGQGVVHVKRADWQAAISTPGAQLRYELFGILDGYTGQAMLEMRLPSVFADRSGQLWFMTSGGVLRLAPGRIRRNTIAPTPFVLGLDAGDVRHEAVQGLRLPPGSQNFSLRFTAPGLGKPEAMRFQYQLSGINDDWQEAGDRRAAYYTNVAPGRYSFRVRAFNEDGVPGKEEARLDFEIVPRFGQTIWFKLLCGLAAAALLYLLYLYRLRAATRRVAEQLTVRMAERERIARTLHDTFLQSVQALILRLDIVSAGLPEDARRKLEPILDQASDTIVEGRDQVYELRTGRVDDVESAAGEAGRQLHADHPTTLFDIAVNGPRRKLRDTVAEEACEIAREALRNAFQHAGAARVQARVRYEREHFILQVGDDGAGIAPDAAPKQKHYGLTGMHERAARAGGKLEIDAAPGGGTRITLTVPARAAYANAGSWWRRGGS